A stretch of Chitinophaga caeni DNA encodes these proteins:
- a CDS encoding homocysteine S-methyltransferase family protein: MKSIYDCAKERILIIDGAMGTMIQRYKLQEADYRGTRFANHHIELKGNSDILSITQPQIIQAIHREYLEAGADIIETNTFSSTVIAQADYDLQALAYELNLASAKLAKEVAAEYTAKNPAKPRFVAGAIGPLNKTLSLSPDVNNPGFRSVTFDEVVDAYMEQIRGLVDGGADLLLIETIFDTLNCKAAIFAIKNFFKKNNLQPLPIMISGTITDASGRTLSGQTLEAFYISVMHAKPFSIGLNCALGGQQMRPYVAELAKIANCYVSCYPNAGLPNAFGEYDEEPEDTACILEDFASSGFVNIVGGCCGTTPDHIRHIAEHVKNIAPRALPATETSLVNA; the protein is encoded by the coding sequence ATGAAATCGATCTACGATTGCGCGAAAGAGCGCATACTTATAATTGACGGTGCCATGGGTACCATGATCCAACGCTACAAGCTCCAAGAAGCCGATTACAGGGGAACAAGATTTGCCAACCATCACATCGAACTGAAAGGTAATAGCGATATCTTAAGTATTACACAGCCACAAATCATCCAAGCCATTCACCGTGAATACTTGGAGGCAGGGGCGGATATTATAGAGACGAATACGTTTTCGTCTACCGTAATTGCACAGGCCGATTATGATTTACAGGCCCTGGCTTACGAGCTAAACCTGGCCTCGGCAAAGCTCGCTAAGGAGGTGGCGGCTGAATATACCGCGAAGAACCCTGCTAAACCCAGGTTTGTAGCGGGAGCCATCGGGCCGCTCAACAAAACACTTTCCCTTTCGCCAGATGTAAACAACCCGGGCTTCCGTTCCGTAACCTTCGATGAAGTGGTGGATGCTTACATGGAACAGATTCGTGGTTTGGTTGATGGCGGCGCTGACCTGTTACTGATTGAAACGATCTTCGATACCTTGAATTGCAAGGCAGCGATATTTGCCATCAAGAATTTCTTTAAGAAAAATAATCTCCAACCTTTACCCATAATGATTTCAGGCACCATTACGGACGCCTCCGGAAGAACATTAAGTGGGCAAACCCTGGAAGCTTTCTATATTTCCGTGATGCATGCTAAACCTTTCTCAATCGGGTTAAACTGCGCTTTAGGCGGACAGCAAATGCGTCCTTACGTTGCAGAGCTGGCTAAAATTGCCAATTGCTACGTGAGCTGCTATCCAAATGCCGGCTTGCCGAATGCTTTTGGTGAATACGATGAAGAACCGGAAGATACGGCCTGCATCCTGGAAGACTTTGCCAGCTCCGGCTTTGTTAATATCGTCGGCGGATGCTGCGGAACTACTCCCGATCATATTCGCCATATCGCGGAACATGTGAAAAATATCGCTCCAAGGGCTTTACCCGCTACGGAGACTTCTTTGGTAAATGCTTAA
- a CDS encoding acetyl-CoA hydrolase/transferase family protein yields MTAQEAIQLVQPGHSVFIHSAAATPKELVKALAQRSGELSNVRISSIHTEWEAPYVEPGNVHAFEVNAFFVGSNIRKAVNDGRANYIPMFLSEIPKLFRGGNYPIDVALISVSIPDEHGYCSLGVSCDVSKAAIDMARIIIAEVNPNMPRVIGDGIIHLSKLTATVEVDYPLYQQKILDPTDREMQIGQHVASLIDDGATLQMGIGGIPNAVLKSLTHHKDLGIHTEMFSDGIIDLVESGVITGKHKVIHPGIVVSSFAIGSERLYKFMNNNPVIRMLDVEYVNNPATIRKNPKVTAINSAIEVDLCGQVCADSIGTMQYSGVGGQVDFMRGAALSSHGKPIIAIPSITNKGISRIVSSLKPGASVVTSRAHVHYVITEYGIAHLHGKNLKQRARALIDIAHPEHREQLFEDAYNIFKAHV; encoded by the coding sequence ATGACAGCACAAGAAGCCATCCAATTAGTACAGCCGGGACATTCAGTCTTTATTCACTCGGCGGCGGCTACCCCGAAAGAGCTCGTTAAAGCCCTGGCACAACGTAGTGGTGAACTTAGCAATGTGCGCATCAGCAGCATCCATACAGAGTGGGAGGCTCCCTATGTAGAGCCAGGAAATGTACATGCTTTTGAAGTAAATGCATTCTTTGTCGGCAGCAATATCAGGAAAGCCGTGAATGATGGCCGCGCCAATTATATACCGATGTTTTTAAGCGAGATACCCAAATTGTTCCGGGGAGGAAATTACCCGATAGATGTAGCTTTAATCAGCGTTTCTATACCCGATGAACATGGTTATTGCTCCCTGGGCGTTTCCTGCGATGTTTCGAAAGCTGCCATAGACATGGCGAGAATTATTATTGCAGAAGTAAATCCAAATATGCCAAGGGTAATAGGCGACGGCATCATCCACCTATCAAAGTTAACGGCTACCGTGGAGGTCGATTATCCTTTGTACCAACAGAAAATATTAGATCCTACGGATCGCGAGATGCAAATTGGCCAACATGTAGCCTCTTTAATCGATGATGGCGCCACGCTGCAGATGGGAATCGGCGGCATTCCAAACGCCGTATTGAAATCCCTTACACATCATAAAGATCTCGGTATTCATACTGAAATGTTCTCCGATGGTATTATCGATCTCGTTGAAAGCGGGGTCATTACCGGGAAACACAAGGTTATACATCCCGGCATCGTGGTTTCCAGCTTCGCTATCGGTTCCGAACGTTTATACAAATTCATGAACAATAACCCGGTCATCCGTATGCTGGATGTAGAATATGTTAACAATCCCGCCACTATTAGGAAAAATCCTAAAGTAACGGCAATTAATAGCGCCATAGAAGTAGATCTTTGCGGGCAAGTATGCGCCGATTCTATTGGAACGATGCAATATAGCGGGGTTGGCGGGCAAGTTGACTTTATGAGGGGCGCCGCATTATCATCCCATGGAAAACCCATTATCGCGATACCTTCGATTACAAATAAGGGTATCAGCAGGATTGTAAGCAGCTTGAAACCAGGCGCTAGCGTGGTAACCTCCAGGGCGCACGTACACTATGTTATAACGGAGTATGGTATCGCGCATCTGCATGGGAAAAACCTAAAACAAAGGGCCAGGGCTTTGATTGATATAGCCCACCCCGAACACAGGGAACAACTTTTCGAAGATGCTTACAATATTTTTAAAGCGCATGTTTAA
- the metH gene encoding methionine synthase has translation MTNQNTIFPYMRLSGLEPLVVRPETNFINIGERTNVTGSKKFARLIREGLYEEALSVARQQVENGAQILDVNMDDALLDGELAMTTFLNLLASEPDISKIPVMIDSSKFSIIEAGLKCIQGKCVVNSISLKEGEQKFIEQAEICLAYGAAVVVMAFDENGQADSLEKRVSFSHRAYKILTEVVGYDPQDIIFDPNIFAIATGIEEHNNYAVEFIEATRQIKQLMPLTKVSGGVSNISFSFRGNDLVREAMHSVFLYHAIKAGMDMGIVNAGMIQIYDEIEPTLRDLCEDAILNRNPDATERLIAHAETVKAKGKVIEKDESWRQGSVEERLSHALVNGITDYIEGDTEEARQKYPKPLDVIEGPLMDGMNIVGDLFGAGKMFLPQVVKSARVMKKSVAVLTPFIEAEKLKYIEEHGGEYKSAGKILLATVKGDVHDIGKNIVGVVLGCNGYEIIDLGVMVPAEKILQVAKEENVDIIGLSGLITPSLDEMVNVARELKRQNFDVPLLIGGATTSRTHTAVKIAPEYGYGVVHVLDASRSVTVTGNLLNKALKKNFLEEVTAEYHKLNENFRNKRPVKQYLPLEDARKQISQIDWEKYSPVAPKKPGITVFEDYDLAEIAKYIDWQPFFIAWELHGKFPQILSDDVVGEAATKLYEEARKMLDQLVKEKWLQAKAAIGIFPANAIGNDSVMVTGVDGNKVPLHFLRQQVKKAPGQPNFCLADFIAPESTGKQDYIGAFAVTSGIGIEKWLEHFHKEHDDYSSIMLKALADRLAEAFAELMHERVRKEFWSYVPGEALNNDQLIKEEYTGIRPAPGYPACPEHTEKYKLFDLIRATENTGITLTDSLAMYPASSVSGWYFANPQAKYFGIGKIEKDQVINYAERKGWTVEEAEKWLRPNLEYDM, from the coding sequence ATGACTAATCAAAATACAATCTTTCCATACATGAGATTAAGCGGGTTGGAACCATTGGTGGTTCGCCCGGAAACCAACTTCATTAATATCGGTGAAAGAACCAACGTTACGGGATCCAAGAAATTTGCCCGCCTCATTAGGGAAGGACTCTACGAGGAAGCGCTTTCGGTGGCCCGTCAGCAAGTTGAAAACGGTGCGCAGATACTGGATGTAAACATGGATGACGCCCTGCTTGACGGTGAACTAGCGATGACTACTTTCCTGAACTTATTAGCGAGCGAGCCGGATATATCCAAGATCCCGGTTATGATCGATTCCAGCAAGTTCTCGATCATCGAAGCGGGATTGAAATGTATCCAAGGCAAATGCGTGGTAAATTCTATCTCTTTGAAAGAAGGTGAACAGAAGTTTATCGAGCAAGCAGAAATTTGCTTGGCATACGGTGCGGCTGTAGTAGTGATGGCTTTCGATGAAAATGGACAGGCAGACAGCTTGGAAAAAAGGGTGTCTTTCAGCCATAGGGCTTATAAAATTTTAACTGAAGTTGTTGGGTATGATCCGCAGGATATCATCTTCGACCCGAATATTTTCGCTATTGCAACGGGGATAGAAGAACATAATAACTATGCTGTTGAATTTATCGAAGCCACCAGGCAAATTAAACAGTTAATGCCCTTAACAAAAGTGAGCGGAGGTGTTAGTAATATCTCCTTTTCTTTCCGGGGGAATGACTTGGTGCGGGAAGCGATGCACTCCGTATTCCTGTATCATGCTATCAAGGCAGGTATGGATATGGGAATCGTGAATGCGGGCATGATCCAAATTTATGATGAAATTGAGCCCACATTGAGGGATTTATGTGAAGATGCCATCCTGAACCGTAACCCGGATGCTACTGAAAGGTTGATTGCGCATGCTGAAACAGTGAAGGCTAAAGGGAAAGTGATTGAAAAGGATGAGTCCTGGAGGCAAGGATCGGTAGAAGAACGCTTGAGCCATGCCTTGGTAAACGGCATCACTGATTACATCGAGGGTGATACTGAAGAGGCCCGCCAGAAATATCCAAAGCCATTGGATGTAATCGAAGGCCCGTTGATGGATGGGATGAATATTGTAGGCGACCTGTTCGGGGCCGGTAAAATGTTCTTGCCGCAGGTTGTGAAGAGCGCCCGCGTGATGAAAAAATCCGTGGCCGTACTGACCCCCTTTATCGAGGCTGAAAAGTTAAAATATATCGAAGAGCATGGCGGTGAATACAAATCCGCCGGAAAAATATTATTGGCTACCGTGAAAGGTGATGTGCATGATATCGGTAAGAATATTGTAGGGGTGGTTTTGGGCTGTAATGGATACGAAATTATAGATCTAGGTGTGATGGTGCCGGCAGAAAAAATATTGCAGGTCGCCAAGGAAGAAAATGTGGATATCATCGGTTTGAGTGGTTTAATCACGCCCAGTTTAGACGAAATGGTGAATGTAGCACGGGAGTTGAAACGGCAAAATTTCGATGTTCCCCTATTGATCGGCGGCGCTACCACTTCGAGGACGCACACGGCGGTTAAGATCGCCCCGGAGTATGGATATGGCGTTGTCCATGTGCTGGATGCGTCCCGTAGCGTAACGGTAACAGGCAACTTATTAAACAAGGCATTAAAGAAAAATTTTCTAGAAGAGGTTACCGCCGAGTATCACAAGTTAAACGAGAACTTCCGCAACAAAAGGCCTGTTAAACAATACTTGCCTTTGGAAGACGCCCGCAAGCAGATAAGCCAAATTGATTGGGAAAAGTATAGCCCCGTTGCTCCTAAAAAGCCGGGAATCACGGTATTTGAAGATTATGATCTCGCGGAGATTGCAAAGTATATCGATTGGCAGCCATTCTTCATTGCTTGGGAGTTGCACGGGAAGTTCCCACAGATATTAAGTGATGATGTGGTAGGTGAAGCCGCGACTAAATTGTATGAAGAAGCCCGAAAAATGCTGGATCAACTGGTGAAGGAAAAATGGTTGCAAGCGAAAGCCGCGATTGGCATCTTCCCGGCTAATGCCATAGGTAATGATAGCGTGATGGTAACCGGGGTCGATGGCAATAAAGTGCCTTTACATTTCTTGCGTCAACAAGTTAAGAAAGCCCCGGGGCAACCTAACTTCTGTTTAGCTGATTTCATCGCTCCTGAAAGTACCGGCAAGCAGGATTATATCGGCGCATTTGCTGTTACATCCGGTATCGGGATTGAAAAATGGCTAGAGCATTTCCACAAGGAACATGATGATTATAGCAGCATAATGCTGAAAGCCCTGGCAGATAGGCTGGCAGAAGCATTTGCAGAATTAATGCACGAAAGGGTAAGGAAGGAATTTTGGTCTTATGTTCCGGGAGAAGCATTAAATAATGATCAATTAATAAAAGAAGAATATACAGGTATACGCCCTGCGCCCGGTTATCCGGCATGTCCGGAACATACTGAAAAGTATAAACTTTTTGACTTGATCAGGGCCACGGAAAACACGGGCATCACCCTTACAGACTCGCTAGCCATGTATCCCGCCAGTAGCGTAAGCGGCTGGTATTTCGCCAACCCGCAAGCAAAATACTTCGGCATCGGCAAAATAGAAAAGGATCAAGTAATAAATTACGCAGAAAGAAAAGGCTGGACAGTAGAAGAAGCCGAAAAATGGCTACGCCCCAACCTTGAATACGACATGTAA